TCGAAGACGGTGTGGAGGAACGTCGTGATAGGCCTGCCCGGCAAGGACGCATCGCGCGAGCGTGCCATCGCGGCGCTTGCCGAGGTCGGGCTCGACCATCGCACCGACGCCTGGCCCGCGACACTGTCGGGCGGCGAGGCACAGCGTGCGGCGCTCGCCCGCGCGCTGGTGCGTGAACCGCGCCTGCTGCTGCTCGACGAGCCCTTCGCCGCGCTCGACGCGCTCACCCGGCTCAAGATGCAGCGGCTGATCGGCGAGCTGTGTCAGGCGCATGGCCCCGCGACGTTGCTCGTCACACACGACGTCGAGGAAGCGATCCTGCTCGCCGACCGCATCCTCGTGCTCAAGGAAGGCCGGATCGGATACGACACACGCGTCCGCCTGCCGCACCCGCGCCGCGCCGGCGGCGAGGAATTCGACGCGCTACGCGATACTTTGCTCGCCGAACTGGGCGTGCCGCAGGCGCACTAGCGCCGCATCAGCGAACCACAGCAAAGGCTTTGACCGCCCCGGCATGCATCGGCATGCTGGGGGTCAGGGGGATTTCGACTCATGGTAATTTCGCGCGCACGGGCCTGGGCCACGCGCATGCCCGGATCGGGCTGGATGATCGTCGCGCTGATCCTCGGCTTTACGATCGGCACCTTCATCGCGGCATCCTCTCCCGTGGTCGAGGCGGCACAGCTGGTCGGCGGCATCTGGCTCGACGGCCTCCGCATGACGATCGTCCCGCTGATCTTCGCGCTCGTCGCAACCGGCGTCGCCAGCCTTGGCATGGGCGACCATCACGAAGCCGCGCGGCTCGGACGGCGCCTGCCCCTTGTGCTGATCGGCCTGCTGGTCGTCTCGGCGGTCATCGGTGCCCTGATGGTCCCGCCGCTGCTCGGCGCGGTTACGATCGCCCCCGCCGATATCGCCGCGTTGCGCACCCTCTTCCCCGCTCCGCCTGCACCGGCAGTCCCCGGCGCGGCCGAGACGGTGCGCGCAATGATACCGACCAATGTCGTCGCATCGGCCGCCGAAGGCGCGGTCCTGCCGCTCGTCATCTTCGCCGTCATACTCGGCCTCGCCGTCGGCAAGATCGACCGCGACCGCGCCGAGGCGGTAATCCAGCCGCTGCGCGGGCTCGCCGATGCGATGATCGTCGTCGTCGGCTGGGTGCTGCGCGTCGCACCCATCGGTATCTTTGCGCTCGCTTTGGCGATCGGCGCGACGGTCGGCACCGCGGTGCTCGCGATCCTCGCTCAATATCTCGCGATCTCGATTTCCGTCACGCTGGTGCTGATCGTCCTCGGCTATGCCATTGCGCGCTTTGCCGGAGGCGTCCCGCTCGGGCGCTTTGCCCGCGCAATGGCGCCGGCGCAGGCCATCGCGGCGAGCACCCAATCGTCGATCGCGACGCTGCCCGCGATGATGGTGAGCGCCGAGCGCATCGGGATCGAGGAACGCAATGCCGCGGCGATCCTGCCGATGGCGGTCGCGACCTTCAAGATCACCGCCCCGTCGAACACCGTGATGATGGCGCTGGCGCTCGCGTGGATGGTGGGAGTCGAAGTGTCACCGCTACAGCTCGCGGTGGCCTTGCCCCTCGCGGTGCTGTCGTCGCTGGCGATCCTCGGGATGCCGGGGCAGATCAGCTTCTATGCGTCGGTGGCGCCGACCGCGATCGCAATTGGCGCGCCGATCGAACTCTTGCCAATCCTGCTCGCGATCGACGTCATCCCCGACATGGTCCGCACG
This window of the Sphingopyxis sp. CCNWLW2 genome carries:
- a CDS encoding ABC transporter ATP-binding protein — encoded protein: MTAVISIDFAAAERVAVPDFSHRPVAVEVGDVSRSFTGNTVLDSLNLTIHSGEFVALLGASGSGKTTLLRILAGLDAPDGGEAWVPEARTVVFQEPRLVQSKTVWRNVVIGLPGKDASRERAIAALAEVGLDHRTDAWPATLSGGEAQRAALARALVREPRLLLLDEPFAALDALTRLKMQRLIGELCQAHGPATLLVTHDVEEAILLADRILVLKEGRIGYDTRVRLPHPRRAGGEEFDALRDTLLAELGVPQAH
- a CDS encoding dicarboxylate/amino acid:cation symporter → MVISRARAWATRMPGSGWMIVALILGFTIGTFIAASSPVVEAAQLVGGIWLDGLRMTIVPLIFALVATGVASLGMGDHHEAARLGRRLPLVLIGLLVVSAVIGALMVPPLLGAVTIAPADIAALRTLFPAPPAPAVPGAAETVRAMIPTNVVASAAEGAVLPLVIFAVILGLAVGKIDRDRAEAVIQPLRGLADAMIVVVGWVLRVAPIGIFALALAIGATVGTAVLAILAQYLAISISVTLVLIVLGYAIARFAGGVPLGRFARAMAPAQAIAASTQSSIATLPAMMVSAERIGIEERNAAAILPMAVATFKITAPSNTVMMALALAWMVGVEVSPLQLAVALPLAVLSSLAILGMPGQISFYASVAPTAIAIGAPIELLPILLAIDVIPDMVRTVANVTHDVAAAAAIAPPDQ